The genomic window CCGCTGGTCTCCGGCGCGCTGGCCGCGGCGGTCTTCACCCTGGCGTACGCGGTGATCTGGTTTCATGGCGTCCACTGGCTGGCCCGCCGGACGGGCTGAACCTCCCGCACCGGGAGACCGGGCGGCGGAGAACGGAGTGCGAACGTGAGCGCGGCGGTCAAGTACACGCTGGGCCGGATCGGGCTGTTCGTCGGCGTGCTGGCGGCCCTCTGGTTCGTCGAGATGAACATGTTCCTGCGGCTGATGCTGGCGCTGGTGTTCTCCGCCGCGCTCTCCTTCTTCCTGCTCCGCGGCTGGCGGGACGAGATGGCCGGCGAGATGGCCGAGTCGGCGGAGCGTCGCCGCGCGGAGAAGGAACGACTCCGGTCCGCCCTGGCCGGCGAGGACCAGCCGGCCGAGGGCGAGCCCGGCGACCAGCGCCGCTGACCCCGGAACCTCGGCGGCCGGCGCGGACACCAGGCCGCCACTGGATCGCGTGAACCACGGCGGCGACCGTCGGGCCGGAAACGGGGCAGCGGGACCATGGTGCTTCCGGCTAGGGTCGGCCACCGTGATTGAGAAGATCAGTAGCTGGCGGATGAAGTTCTTCCTCTGGGTCGGGCTTCCCGTCATCGCCATCATCGGTTTGGCCATGTCCGCGCCCGATGTCGGGCCGGCCTGGCAGGCGAAGTCCGGCGGCGGCACGGCGGGCACGTTCACCGCGGTCAGCGAGGAGTGCGGTCGCCGCAGTTGCACCTGGCACGGCGACTTCGAAGCCGCCGAGGGCGGCGCAGCGGACGTCATCCTCTACGACGCGCCCGACGGTCTGACCGCGGGTGGCACCGCAGCCGCGCGGGACACCGGGGCAGGCAAGGGGGTCTTCTCCGCCGAGGGCGGTTCCACCTGGCTGCTCGTCACGGGGATCACGCTGGCCGGCGCGCTCGCCGCGATCGCCTGGGTGGTCATCGTGGTCCGCACGATCACCACCCGACGCCGCGACAAGGCCGCGATCGACCGGCTCGCCAGGACGCCGGTACAGGGCTGAGAACACGCGCCCGGCCCGGTCCTGAGCGGACCGGGCCGGGCGTTGTCGTGTCTACCAGTTGGTGGAGCCCGCCACCTGGGGCCAGGCCACGTCGGTCGGCTTGATCAGGTAGGCGATGCCGCCGGAGCCGCTGCCGGTGCCGCCGCTGGCCGTCGTCCGCTTGGTCCGCAGCCAGATCTGCTCGAACTGGTCGCGCTTGTAGACGTTCCGGACCGCCTCGTTGCTGGACGAGGCGGGGTCGTTCGCGATGACGTCGCCGTCGGCGGTGAAGCCGATCACCACCATCAGGTGCCCGGAGGTGCCGTAGCCCGCCCCGTCCAGCTCGCTGGCGAGGAAGGACTGGCTGGTCACCACCGGGATGCCGGCGGCGATGAAGTGCTCCAGCTCGTCCAGCGAGTGCAGCCGGGTCACCTTCGCCTCCAGCCCGGGGAAGCTGGCCGCGTACGCGGTGTTGAACGGCCAGTTGCCGGCGCCCTCGTACTGGTAGTCGTAGGTCATCCGCGCGGCGTGGTCGACCGTCGGGTCCGCGTAGGTCGGGTCCACCCAGGACGTGTCGGCCGCCGACGGCTTGCGGCCCCAGTACTCGACCACCATCTCCGTGGAGGTGGGCGAGCACCAGGCCTCGCCGCCGCCGTCGTACTCCGGGTACTGGCCGGCGTGGATGTTCTGGGAGTAGCGCGGGACGGCCAGTTCGGTGCCCCAGGCGATGTGGCCGGCGCTGGGCGCGACGGTGAACCGGTCCGGCACGTTCGAGCTCATCGCGCCGAGCGAGCGGACCACCGGCGAGGCGGTCTGCGCCGGGTCACGGTAGAGGGTGAGCCGCAGCTGGTACGCGTCGAGCAGCACCCCGGCGCTGGTGTCGTCGATGGAGAACGTGTCGGTCCAGATGCTGGAGGTCTTGTCGCCCTGCTTGTCGACGGTGGTCCGCTTGATGTCGGCGTCGCCGGAGGCCCAGCGCCCCATCACGTACCAGGGGGTCTGGGCGCCGGTGGTGTAGGTGCCCTGGAGCTCGACCTGGATCCAGGTGCCGGCGGGCGTGTCGGCGTTCCAGGAGGCGACCAGCTCGCTGGCGCCGAAGCCGACCTCGGTCAGCGGGGTCGTCCAGGTGCCGTACGCCCAGGTCCGCTTGCTCTTGCTGTGCGGGTCCTTGTACGCGGTCGTGCCGACCGGGGTGCCGAGGGTGAGGCCGGCGGGGGTGACCAGCGTGCCGGCGGCCGTGCCGGCCTGCCAGCCGGCGTCGCCGGACCAGCCCTGCCAGGTGATCTGCTCGTCGTGGGTCACCGACTCGGCGGTGACCTGGGTGACGGCCCCGGCGGGGGCGGTGGTGCCGAGGAGGGCGAGCGCGGTCATGCCGGCGAGGGCGACCGCGCGCAGGGATGTCGTGGCCATGGCAGCTCCACAGGAGAGGCGTCGTTGCCGTTCACTGTCCCGCTTGGAAGGAACTTTCGCCAGATGTTCACGGACGGAAAATCATTGCCGGTGTGAGGAGGCGTTCGGGATGAATCACTATAGCGATGAATGTTGATATGACCATGTGACTGCTGGTGAAGTGTGCGGACAACGGGATCTCCCGTACCCCGAGGAGGTTGTCCATGGCCCTCCACACGTCCCCGCTCCGCCGCCGGCTGGCGCTCGTCGCCGCCGTCGGCCTCGGCCTCGTCACCGTCGTCACCGGCCCGGCCTCCGCAGGGCCGGCCCCGGACCGTTCCGCCGAGCCGGCCGCCGTCGGCTACCGGGTGCTCGGCCCGCGCACCCTCGCCGACCGGAACGCCGTCGCGCGCACCGGCGCGGCGATCGACTACTCCGAACACGGCGTCCTGCACGTCACCGCTACCGGGACCGAGGCCGCCGCGATCACCCGGCTCGGCTTCCGGCTGGAGAAGGACGCCGCGCCCGCCCCCACCGGCGAGGCCGGTACCCTCGCCTTCCCGCCGGCCGACTCCAACTACCACGACTACGCCGAGCTGACCGCGGTGGTGAACCAGGTCGTCGCCGACCACCCGGCCATCGCGAGGAAGACCAGCATCGGCACCTCGTACGAGGGTCGGGACCTGATGGCGGTGAAGATCTCCGACAACGTCGGCACCGACGAGAACGAGCCGGAAATCCTCTTCAACGCCCAGCAGCACGCCCGCGAGCACCTGACCGTCGAGATGGCGATCTACCTGCTCAACCTCTTCACCGACAGCTACGGGACCGACTCCCGGATCACCAACATCGTCAACTCCCGGGAGCTCTGGATCGTCCCCACCGTCAACCCGGACGGCAGCGAGTACGACATCGCCACCGGGTCGTACCGGTCCTGGCGGAAGAACCGGCAGCCGAACAGCGGCTCGTCGTACGTCGGCACCGACCTGAACCGGAACTGGTCCTACCAGTGGGGCTGCTGCGGCGGCTCGTCCGGCTCCACCTCGTCGGAGACCTACCGCGGCCCGTCCGCCTTCTCCGCGCCGGAGACCAGCGCGCTGCGCAACTTCGTCAACAGCCGAGTGGTCGGCGGCGTCCAGCAGATCGAAGCCAACATCGACTTCCACACGTACTCGCAGCTGGTGCTCTGGCCCTTCGGCTACACCACCGCGAACACCCCGACCGGGATGAGCGCGGACCAGTACAGCACCTTCGCCACCATCGGCCAGCAGATGGCGGCCAGCAACGGCTACACCCCGGAGCAGTCCAGCGACCTCTACATCGCCGACGGCACCAGCATCGACTGGATGTGGGCCGCCCACGGCATCTGGGCGTACACCTTCGAGATGTACCCGGGCTCGGCCACCGGGGGCGGCTTCTACCCGCCCGACGAGGTGATCCCCGCGCAGACCTCCCGGAACAAGGAGGCGGTGCTGCTGCTCGCCGAGTACGCCGACTGCCCGTACCGGGCCATCGGGAAGCAGTCCCAGTACTGCGGCACCGGCGGTGGCGGCACCACGGTCTGGTCGGACACCTTCGAGACGGCCACCGGCTGGACCACCAACCCGGCCGGCACGGACACCGCCACCACCGGGGCGTGGGAGCGGGGCGCCGCCCAGGCGACCAGCTCCTCCGGCGCCAAGCAGCTCACCCCGTACGCCGGGAGCAACGACCTGGTCACCGGCCGGCTCGCCGGCACGGCGGCGGGCGAATACGACGTCGACGGCGGGGTGACCAGCGCCCGCTCCCCGGCGGTGACCCTGCCCTCGACCGGGACGCTCACCCTCTCGCTGGCCTGGTACCTGGCGCACGGCTCGAACGCCTCGTCGGCGGACCACCTCCGGGTCAGCGTGCTCCACAACGGCGGCACCACCACGCTGCTGAACGTGGCCGGCGCGGCCAGCGACCGGGACGGTGCCTGGGCGTTGTCGAGCCTCAACCTCACCCCGTACGCCGGCCAGTCGGTGCGGATCCAGGTGGACGCGGCGGACGCCTCCGGCGCCAGCCTGGTCGAGGCGGCCGTGGACAACGTCACCATCACCAGTTCGTGATTCCCCGGGTGGGGCCCCGATCCACCCCCGCGGGGCCCCACCCGGCCCGCCCGTCCGGACGATCTTCGCTGCTCGTGCGCTACCGTGACAGCGACCAACCCGCAGCGAAGCCGGTGCGAAACCGGTGCTGTCCCGCAACTGTGATGCCCCGCACGGCGTCGGCTCCGGCCGGCGCCGACGTGTGTGGGGACGAGCCAGGTCGCCTGCGGCACGGTCGCGACACGCGCTCTCGAGGAAGGGCGCCTCGCGGACGGGCACGCCAAGGCGGTCCCTGTCGGCGAAGCACCACACTCCTCGACCGACAGGAGGACCCCATGTCCAGACGTACCCCCCGGCTCTTCGCCGCGACCCTCGCGGTGGCCGCGTTGGCCCTCGGCGCCTGCGCCGAGAAGACCTCGAACGACACCCCCGCCGCCGGCGGCAGCTCGGCGGCCGCCGCCTTCCCGGTCACCGCCGGCAAGCTGACCCTGGAGAAGCGGCCGGAGAAGATCGTCTCGCTCTCACCGTCGGCGACCGAGATGCTCTTCGCCGTCGGCGCGGGCAAGCAGGTGACCGCCGTCGACGACCAGTCGAACTACCCGGCCGACGCGCCGAAGAGCGACCTGTCCGGCTTCCAGCCGAACGCCGAGGCGATCGCCGGCAAGAGCCCCGACCTGGTGGTGCTCTCCAACGACACCAACAAGATCGTCGACCAGCTCACCACGCTGAAGATCCCGGTGCTGCTCACCCCGGCGGCGACCACCCTCGACGACACGTACCAGCAGATCACCGACCTGGGCGCGCTCACCGGCCACCCGGCGGAGGCGGCCGACGTCACCAGGAAGATGAAGGACGACATCGCCGCGCTGACCAAGGACCTGCCGCAGCGGGCGAAGAAGCTGACCTACTACCACGAGCTGGGCCCGGAGCTGTACAGCGCGACCAGCAAGACCTTCATCGGCTCGATCTACGCCCTCGCCGGCCTGGAGAACATCGCCGACCCGTCGGACGCCGACGGCAAGAACGTCGGCTACCCGCAGCTCTCCCAGGAGGTCATCGTCAAGGCCAACCCGGACTTCGTCTTCCTGGCCGACACCAAGTGCTGCAAGCAGACCCCCGACACGGTCAAGGCGCGCAGCGGCTGGGCCGCCGTCACCGCGGTGAAGAACGACCAGATCGTCGCCCTCGACGACGATGTCGCCTCGCGCTGGGGCCCGCGCGTCGTCGACCTGCTCAAGGCGATCGTCGACGCGACCGCCAAGGTGCCCGCGTGATCCGTCGGTGACCGTGCGACCAGCGGAATACGTAGGCCGGCCGGCCGGGACGCCCGACGCGTCCCGGCCGGCCGGGACGCGGCCGGCCGGACCGGGTGCGACGGTCCGGCCGGCCGGGCTGCGCAAACGGTGGCTGGCCGCCGGAGTCGTCGCCGTCCTCGTCGCCCTGGTCGCCGGGGTGTCCCTCGGGCCGGTCAGCCTGCCGCCCGGCAGCGTCGCCGCCGAGCTGCTCAACCTGCTGCCCGGGGTGCACCTGGAGAGCGGGCTGACCGAACGCGAGATCGCCATCGTCACCGAGCTGCGGCTGCCCCGGGTGGTGCTCGGCCTGCTCGTCGGCGGGCTGCTCGCCCTCGCCGGCGGCTGCTACCAGGGGGTGTTCCGCAACCCGCTGGCCGACCCGTACCTGCTCGGCGTGGCGGCCGGCGCCGGGCTCGCGGTGACCGCGGTGATCGCCCTCGGCGCCGGGGCGGGCGGGGCGCTGACCGGGATGCCGGTCACCATTCCCCTCGCGGCGTTCGTCGGCTCGCTCGGGGCGGTCGCCATGACGTACCTGCTCGGCGCGGCCGGCGGGCGGGACCGGTCACCCGCCACGCTGATCCTGGCCGGGGTGGCGGTGTCGGCGTTCCTCGCCGCCGGGCAGACGTACCTGCTGCAACGCCACTCGGACAACATCCAGCAGGTCTACTCCTGGCTGCTCGGCCGGCTGGCCACCGCCGGCTGGCACGACGTCCGCCTGGTCCTGCCGTACTTCGTGCTGACCGCCGTGGTGGTGCTGCTGCACCGGCGCGAGCTCGACGTCCTCTCCGTCGGCGACGACGAGGCGACCAGCCTCGGCCTGCACCCACAGCGCTCCCGCTACCTGCTGATCGCCGCCGCCTCGCTCGGCACGGCCGCCGCGGTCTCCGCCTCCGGCCTGATCGGCTTCGTCGGCATCATCGTGCCGCACACCGTACGGCTGCTCGCCGGGTCCAGCTACCGGGTGATCCTGCCGCTGTCGATGCTCTTCGGCGGGGCGTTCCTGGCGCTGACCGATGTGGTCGCCCGGACCGCCGCCGCCCCCGCCGAGATCCCGATCGGCGTGGTCACCGCTCTGCTCGGCGGCCCGTTCTTCGTGCTGGTCCTGCGGACCGCCCGCCGGGTGCTCACATGAGCGCGCCGGCGGTCGAGGTCCGTGACCTGCACGTGCGGCTGGGGGGCGCGCCGATCCTGGCCGGCGTCGACCTGACCGTCGCGGCCGGCGAGTGGGTCACCGTGATCGGCCCGAACGGCGCCGGCAAGTCGACCCTGCTGCGCGCCGTCGGCGGCCTGCTGCCCGCGCCGG from Micromonospora kangleipakensis includes these protein-coding regions:
- a CDS encoding DUF4229 domain-containing protein gives rise to the protein MSAAVKYTLGRIGLFVGVLAALWFVEMNMFLRLMLALVFSAALSFFLLRGWRDEMAGEMAESAERRRAEKERLRSALAGEDQPAEGEPGDQRR
- a CDS encoding peptidase C39 family protein yields the protein MATTSLRAVALAGMTALALLGTTAPAGAVTQVTAESVTHDEQITWQGWSGDAGWQAGTAAGTLVTPAGLTLGTPVGTTAYKDPHSKSKRTWAYGTWTTPLTEVGFGASELVASWNADTPAGTWIQVELQGTYTTGAQTPWYVMGRWASGDADIKRTTVDKQGDKTSSIWTDTFSIDDTSAGVLLDAYQLRLTLYRDPAQTASPVVRSLGAMSSNVPDRFTVAPSAGHIAWGTELAVPRYSQNIHAGQYPEYDGGGEAWCSPTSTEMVVEYWGRKPSAADTSWVDPTYADPTVDHAARMTYDYQYEGAGNWPFNTAYAASFPGLEAKVTRLHSLDELEHFIAAGIPVVTSQSFLASELDGAGYGTSGHLMVVIGFTADGDVIANDPASSSNEAVRNVYKRDQFEQIWLRTKRTTASGGTGSGSGGIAYLIKPTDVAWPQVAGSTNW
- a CDS encoding M14 family zinc carboxypeptidase — its product is MALHTSPLRRRLALVAAVGLGLVTVVTGPASAGPAPDRSAEPAAVGYRVLGPRTLADRNAVARTGAAIDYSEHGVLHVTATGTEAAAITRLGFRLEKDAAPAPTGEAGTLAFPPADSNYHDYAELTAVVNQVVADHPAIARKTSIGTSYEGRDLMAVKISDNVGTDENEPEILFNAQQHAREHLTVEMAIYLLNLFTDSYGTDSRITNIVNSRELWIVPTVNPDGSEYDIATGSYRSWRKNRQPNSGSSYVGTDLNRNWSYQWGCCGGSSGSTSSETYRGPSAFSAPETSALRNFVNSRVVGGVQQIEANIDFHTYSQLVLWPFGYTTANTPTGMSADQYSTFATIGQQMAASNGYTPEQSSDLYIADGTSIDWMWAAHGIWAYTFEMYPGSATGGGFYPPDEVIPAQTSRNKEAVLLLAEYADCPYRAIGKQSQYCGTGGGGTTVWSDTFETATGWTTNPAGTDTATTGAWERGAAQATSSSGAKQLTPYAGSNDLVTGRLAGTAAGEYDVDGGVTSARSPAVTLPSTGTLTLSLAWYLAHGSNASSADHLRVSVLHNGGTTTLLNVAGAASDRDGAWALSSLNLTPYAGQSVRIQVDAADASGASLVEAAVDNVTITSS
- a CDS encoding ABC transporter substrate-binding protein, with protein sequence MSRRTPRLFAATLAVAALALGACAEKTSNDTPAAGGSSAAAAFPVTAGKLTLEKRPEKIVSLSPSATEMLFAVGAGKQVTAVDDQSNYPADAPKSDLSGFQPNAEAIAGKSPDLVVLSNDTNKIVDQLTTLKIPVLLTPAATTLDDTYQQITDLGALTGHPAEAADVTRKMKDDIAALTKDLPQRAKKLTYYHELGPELYSATSKTFIGSIYALAGLENIADPSDADGKNVGYPQLSQEVIVKANPDFVFLADTKCCKQTPDTVKARSGWAAVTAVKNDQIVALDDDVASRWGPRVVDLLKAIVDATAKVPA
- a CDS encoding FecCD family ABC transporter permease, with amino-acid sequence MTVRPAEYVGRPAGTPDASRPAGTRPAGPGATVRPAGLRKRWLAAGVVAVLVALVAGVSLGPVSLPPGSVAAELLNLLPGVHLESGLTEREIAIVTELRLPRVVLGLLVGGLLALAGGCYQGVFRNPLADPYLLGVAAGAGLAVTAVIALGAGAGGALTGMPVTIPLAAFVGSLGAVAMTYLLGAAGGRDRSPATLILAGVAVSAFLAAGQTYLLQRHSDNIQQVYSWLLGRLATAGWHDVRLVLPYFVLTAVVVLLHRRELDVLSVGDDEATSLGLHPQRSRYLLIAAASLGTAAAVSASGLIGFVGIIVPHTVRLLAGSSYRVILPLSMLFGGAFLALTDVVARTAAAPAEIPIGVVTALLGGPFFVLVLRTARRVLT